In Meleagris gallopavo isolate NT-WF06-2002-E0010 breed Aviagen turkey brand Nicholas breeding stock chromosome 15, Turkey_5.1, whole genome shotgun sequence, one DNA window encodes the following:
- the LOC100551379 gene encoding lateral signaling target protein 2 homolog isoform X1 produces MGGDSGVVPSGAPPCVSSIACPLCLQRSDPRLLSQFFFADERVTRVVAEINGLDAELDPQQYLVLLNQLHLSQAQLLAVIEHIMEECIPTQRHSRDYLVKFPEELLVDNLGNHMLFAAECLLAGTFLEVEETDGAQLRPRARNLLCSLELVRALLREQSLSHPSTYPEPVRAALIQFDRLFAEFELSYVSSLVTVKSPDEIYRQQEIIVLFCETVERALRLGYLTQEMIDGYEPLLMFTIPRLAIISGLLIYPEGPLSLERSPEQMSRVFSPFYNLLTKIRDLLRVLSAEELCLLERSLCAAEAEDPCNSVTPRAWGEAVPSVAPPTPWGLLESPHTTPVHHSFTGRLGAVDNPCTESPQNPPGPWLEATLGSRCSELRSHYSSTKDMLHTLFVCISGVADQLQTNFASDLRSILKTVFKIVASPAETSEETGGSKDEDGDLRAGDVPHVPDCPLCPSPRDATGLQRAAGAHRRPEWVPDSSCSLCSACRAPFTLLRRRHHCRSCGKIFCARCSPHAAALPHYGQPRPVRVCTHCHATHLPSWRTRTR; encoded by the exons ATGGGTGGGGACAGCGGGGTGGTTCCATCTGGGGCCCCGCCGTGTGTCAGCTCCATCGCTTGTCCTCTCTGCCTGCAGCGCTCTGACCCTCGGCTGCTCTCGCAGTTCTTCTTTGCCGATGAGCGGGTGACGCGGGTGGTGGCCGAGATCAATGGGCTGGATGCTGAGCTGGACCCGCAGCAGTACCTGGTGCTCCTCAACCAGCTCCACCTCAGCCAG GCTCAGCTGCTGGCCGTCATTGAGCACATCATGGAGGAGTGCATCCCCACGCAGAGGCACAGCCGTGATTACCTTGTCAAGTTCCCTGAGGAGCTCTTGGTGGACAACCTGGGGAACCACATGTTGTTTGCTGCCGAG TGTCTTCTGGCAGGGACCTTCCTTGAGGTGGAGGAGACTGACGGGGCACAGCTGAGGCCGCGTGCCAGGAAcctgctgtgcagcctggagctggTGCGGGCACTGCTGCGGGAGCAGAGCCTGAGCCATCCCAGCACCTACCCTGAGCCCGTGCGGGCTGCGCTCATCCAGTTTGACCGCCTGTTTGCCGAGTTCGAGCTCAG CTATGTGTCCTCGCTGGTGACAGTGAAATCCCCTGATGAGATCTacaggcagcaggagatcattgTGCTCTTCTGTGAGACAGTGGAGAG AGCCCTGCGTTTGGGCTACCTGACCCAGGAGATGATTGATGGCTACGAACCACTGCTGATGTTCACCATCCCTCGCCTGGCCATCATCAG CGGTCTCCTCATCTACCCTGAGGGTCCCCTCAGCCTGGAGCGCAGCCCTGAGCAGATGTCACGGGTGTTCAGCCCCTTCTACAACCTGCTGACGAAGATCAG GGATCTGCTGCGAGTGCTGtcagcagaggagctgtgcctgctggagaggagcctCTGTGCAGCTGAAGCAGAGGATCCCTGCAACTCAGTCACCCCACGAGCGTGGGGGGAAGCAGTGCCCAGCGTGGCACCCCCTACTCCATGGGGTCTCCTGGAGAGTCCCCACACCACCCCTGTACACCACAGTTTTACGGGGAGGTTGGGTGCAGTGGACAACCCTTGCACAGAGAG CCCCCAGAACCCCCCGGGGCCGTGGCTGGAGGCCACACTGGGTTCCCGCTGCTCGGAGCTGCGCTCCCACTACAGCAGCACTAAGGACATGCTGCACACCCTCTTCGTCTGCATTTCTG GGGTGGCTGATCAGCTCCAGACCAACTTTGCCAGTGATCTGCGCAGCATCCTGAAAACCGTCTTCAAGATTGTGGCCTCACCAGCAGAAACCTCAGAAGAGACAGGCGGCAGTA AGGATGAGGACGGTGACCTGCGTGCAGGTGATGTGCCCCACGTGCCTGACTGCCCCCTGTGCCCCAGCCCCAGAGATGCCACCGGGCTCCAGAGGGCAG CAGGAGCGCACAGACGGCCCGAGTGGGTGCCggacagcagctgcagcctctgctctgcctgccgTGCTCCCTTCACTCTCCTGCGCCGCCGCCACCACTGCCGTAGTTGTGGGAAG ATCTTCTGCGCCCGCTGCTCGCCGCACGCCGCTGCGCTGCCACACTACGGCCAGCCGAGACCTGTGCGTGTCTGCACGCACTGCCACGCCACGCACCTCCCGTCCTGGCGTACCCGCACCCGCTGA
- the LOC100551379 gene encoding lateral signaling target protein 2 homolog isoform X2, producing the protein MGGDSGVVPSGAPPCVSSIACPLCLQRSDPRLLSQFFFADERVTRVVAEINGLDAELDPQQYLVLLNQLHLSQAQLLAVIEHIMEECIPTQRHSRDYLVKFPEELLVDNLGNHMLFAAECLLAGTFLEVEETDGAQLRPRARNLLCSLELVRALLREQSLSHPSTYPEPVRAALIQFDRLFAEFELSYVSSLVTVKSPDEIYRQQEIIVLFCETVERALRLGYLTQEMIDGYEPLLMFTIPRLAIISGLLIYPEGPLSLERSPEQMSRVFSPFYNLLTKIRDLLRVLSAEELCLLERSLCAAEAEDPCNSVTPRAWGEAVPSVAPPTPWGLLESPHTTPVHHSFTGRLGAVDNPCTESPQNPPGPWLEATLGSRCSELRSHYSSTKDMLHTLFVCISGVADQLQTNFASDLRSILKTVFKIVASPAETSEETGGSKDEDGDLRAGDVPHVPDCPLCPSPRDATGLQRAGAHRRPEWVPDSSCSLCSACRAPFTLLRRRHHCRSCGKIFCARCSPHAAALPHYGQPRPVRVCTHCHATHLPSWRTRTR; encoded by the exons ATGGGTGGGGACAGCGGGGTGGTTCCATCTGGGGCCCCGCCGTGTGTCAGCTCCATCGCTTGTCCTCTCTGCCTGCAGCGCTCTGACCCTCGGCTGCTCTCGCAGTTCTTCTTTGCCGATGAGCGGGTGACGCGGGTGGTGGCCGAGATCAATGGGCTGGATGCTGAGCTGGACCCGCAGCAGTACCTGGTGCTCCTCAACCAGCTCCACCTCAGCCAG GCTCAGCTGCTGGCCGTCATTGAGCACATCATGGAGGAGTGCATCCCCACGCAGAGGCACAGCCGTGATTACCTTGTCAAGTTCCCTGAGGAGCTCTTGGTGGACAACCTGGGGAACCACATGTTGTTTGCTGCCGAG TGTCTTCTGGCAGGGACCTTCCTTGAGGTGGAGGAGACTGACGGGGCACAGCTGAGGCCGCGTGCCAGGAAcctgctgtgcagcctggagctggTGCGGGCACTGCTGCGGGAGCAGAGCCTGAGCCATCCCAGCACCTACCCTGAGCCCGTGCGGGCTGCGCTCATCCAGTTTGACCGCCTGTTTGCCGAGTTCGAGCTCAG CTATGTGTCCTCGCTGGTGACAGTGAAATCCCCTGATGAGATCTacaggcagcaggagatcattgTGCTCTTCTGTGAGACAGTGGAGAG AGCCCTGCGTTTGGGCTACCTGACCCAGGAGATGATTGATGGCTACGAACCACTGCTGATGTTCACCATCCCTCGCCTGGCCATCATCAG CGGTCTCCTCATCTACCCTGAGGGTCCCCTCAGCCTGGAGCGCAGCCCTGAGCAGATGTCACGGGTGTTCAGCCCCTTCTACAACCTGCTGACGAAGATCAG GGATCTGCTGCGAGTGCTGtcagcagaggagctgtgcctgctggagaggagcctCTGTGCAGCTGAAGCAGAGGATCCCTGCAACTCAGTCACCCCACGAGCGTGGGGGGAAGCAGTGCCCAGCGTGGCACCCCCTACTCCATGGGGTCTCCTGGAGAGTCCCCACACCACCCCTGTACACCACAGTTTTACGGGGAGGTTGGGTGCAGTGGACAACCCTTGCACAGAGAG CCCCCAGAACCCCCCGGGGCCGTGGCTGGAGGCCACACTGGGTTCCCGCTGCTCGGAGCTGCGCTCCCACTACAGCAGCACTAAGGACATGCTGCACACCCTCTTCGTCTGCATTTCTG GGGTGGCTGATCAGCTCCAGACCAACTTTGCCAGTGATCTGCGCAGCATCCTGAAAACCGTCTTCAAGATTGTGGCCTCACCAGCAGAAACCTCAGAAGAGACAGGCGGCAGTA AGGATGAGGACGGTGACCTGCGTGCAGGTGATGTGCCCCACGTGCCTGACTGCCCCCTGTGCCCCAGCCCCAGAGATGCCACCGGGCTCCAGAGGGCAG GAGCGCACAGACGGCCCGAGTGGGTGCCggacagcagctgcagcctctgctctgcctgccgTGCTCCCTTCACTCTCCTGCGCCGCCGCCACCACTGCCGTAGTTGTGGGAAG ATCTTCTGCGCCCGCTGCTCGCCGCACGCCGCTGCGCTGCCACACTACGGCCAGCCGAGACCTGTGCGTGTCTGCACGCACTGCCACGCCACGCACCTCCCGTCCTGGCGTACCCGCACCCGCTGA